One stretch of bacterium DNA includes these proteins:
- a CDS encoding IclR family transcriptional regulator, with the protein MAKTSSKPKSEYAIQTVSNALRMLEVFHEESEMGVSDLARRLGLHKNNAFRLLATLELAGYIQQTPATELYHLGPRCLELGQAFARSHTLMSQARPILEKLAADAGETAHLGVLSGREVVHLDGVLPDQLVLTGLRVGHRLDAHCTALGKTLLAGEIANRSLGLGTAAGENGEAPALGSLEAELADATLSRYTETTLADPTKLVEELRGIQLQGYATDLEEYAPGLRCVAAPVRDASARVIGALSLSGPAMRLEESRLHGAVADAVTGAAATLSAELGFAS; encoded by the coding sequence ATGGCCAAGACGTCCAGCAAGCCGAAGAGCGAGTACGCGATCCAGACCGTGTCGAACGCGCTCCGAATGCTGGAAGTCTTCCACGAGGAGAGCGAGATGGGCGTGAGCGATCTCGCACGACGGCTCGGTCTCCACAAGAACAACGCGTTCCGTCTCCTCGCGACGCTCGAGCTCGCCGGATACATCCAGCAGACGCCGGCGACCGAGCTCTACCACCTCGGCCCGCGCTGTCTCGAACTCGGCCAGGCCTTCGCACGCAGCCACACGCTGATGAGTCAGGCGCGTCCGATCCTCGAGAAGCTCGCGGCGGACGCGGGCGAGACCGCGCATCTCGGTGTCCTCTCCGGTCGCGAAGTCGTCCATCTCGACGGGGTGCTCCCGGATCAGCTCGTGCTGACCGGCCTGCGCGTCGGCCATCGACTCGACGCCCACTGCACCGCCCTCGGCAAGACGCTGCTCGCCGGCGAGATCGCCAATCGGAGCCTCGGGCTCGGAACGGCGGCCGGCGAGAACGGAGAAGCGCCGGCGCTGGGCAGCCTCGAGGCGGAGCTCGCCGACGCGACGCTGTCCCGGTACACGGAGACGACCCTCGCGGACCCGACGAAGCTCGTGGAAGAGCTGCGCGGGATCCAGCTCCAGGGCTATGCCACCGATCTCGAGGAGTACGCCCCCGGGCTCCGCTGCGTGGCCGCGCCCGTCCGGGACGCCAGCGCGCGCGTGATCGGCGCGCTCTCGCTCTCGGGTCCCGCGATGCGCCTCGAAGAGAGCCGCCTCCACGGCGCGGTCGCGGACGCCGTGACCGGCGCGGCTGCGACGCTGTCGGCCGAGCTCGGCTTCGCTTCGTAG
- a CDS encoding efflux RND transporter periplasmic adaptor subunit, with the protein MASLGACGSDPPPARQVHVVERGRIERLVIATGTVEPATEVEVRPRIAGIIEKIHVEEGDLVEPGQPLVEIERELLASRVREAEAKLQAADVELKFARIARDRTAELHTTGATSDQTHDDALARFEQARAARASAIAALETLSTQLGYATIESTLTGRVLEVHVEEGDAISPVTSVTGGTLLLSLAGDATLHLEGLVDENEIARVAIDQSARIRTEAFGPREFAGRVREIAPMGRRIQNVTYFEVKVEIVDEDATLLRPRMSGDAEIVTEVVEDAVIVPETALRYRGTEILVDLESAIDGEADAAEEAEPDANLRVVEVGIIDGDRVQITKGLPAGTRILLQ; encoded by the coding sequence GTGGCGTCTCTCGGCGCCTGCGGGAGCGATCCGCCTCCCGCGCGGCAGGTCCACGTCGTCGAGCGCGGACGGATCGAGCGACTCGTGATCGCGACCGGAACCGTCGAGCCCGCGACGGAGGTCGAGGTCCGTCCACGGATCGCAGGCATCATCGAGAAGATCCACGTCGAGGAGGGGGACCTGGTCGAGCCGGGGCAACCCCTCGTCGAGATCGAGCGCGAGCTCCTCGCCTCGCGGGTTCGCGAAGCCGAAGCGAAGCTCCAGGCCGCCGACGTCGAGCTCAAGTTCGCTCGGATCGCGCGCGACCGGACGGCCGAGCTCCACACGACCGGCGCCACCTCGGATCAGACCCACGACGACGCCCTCGCGCGGTTCGAGCAGGCTCGCGCGGCTCGGGCCAGCGCGATCGCCGCACTCGAGACCCTCTCGACCCAGCTCGGCTACGCGACGATCGAGTCGACGCTGACGGGCCGCGTGCTCGAAGTCCACGTCGAGGAAGGCGATGCGATCTCGCCGGTGACTTCGGTGACCGGGGGGACGCTGCTCCTGTCGCTCGCCGGCGACGCGACGCTCCATCTCGAGGGGCTCGTCGACGAGAACGAGATCGCCCGCGTCGCCATCGATCAGTCGGCACGAATCAGAACCGAAGCCTTCGGACCTCGCGAGTTCGCCGGACGCGTCCGCGAGATCGCGCCGATGGGCCGACGAATCCAGAACGTGACCTACTTCGAGGTCAAGGTCGAGATCGTCGACGAAGACGCGACGCTCCTCCGACCGCGGATGTCCGGCGACGCCGAGATCGTGACCGAGGTCGTCGAGGACGCCGTGATCGTGCCCGAGACCGCCCTTCGCTACCGGGGCACCGAGATCCTGGTGGACCTCGAGTCCGCCATCGACGGCGAGGCGGATGCCGCCGAAGAAGCCGAGCCGGACGCGAATCTCCGGGTCGTCGAGGTCGGCATCATCGACGGCGATCGCGTCCAGATCACGAAAGGCCTTCCGGCCGGCACCCGCATCCTCTTGCAGTAG
- a CDS encoding acyl-CoA dehydrogenase family protein: MDFELDDALLTLQDTARRFADEEMIPHAAEWDEKGELPLPVLEKAWELGLSHTGIPEELGGVGLPVSAAVVGVEELARGCGGVTTSIISNDLALNPILLGGSDDQRKEWLGQCVDEFKILAFCLSEPGAGSDVAGLQLHCERDGDDYVLNGTKAWITNGGYADIYSVFATLDRGSRHKGMCAFVIPKGTPGLAPGRKEDKMGHRASNTTLVHFDNVRVPASQRLGEEGEGFRIAMATLDRARPQVAALAVGVARRALEESLAYVAERKAFGQAIGEFQGLQFMLADMAKNIEASRLLTAQSAWLVDQGRKAAKQSAMAKLFATDTAMDVTTDAVQIFGGNGYTKEYPVEKLMRDAKLMQIYEGTNQIQRVVIARELTKE; the protein is encoded by the coding sequence ATGGACTTCGAACTCGACGACGCCCTGCTGACGCTGCAGGACACGGCTCGCCGCTTCGCGGACGAGGAGATGATTCCCCACGCGGCCGAGTGGGACGAGAAGGGGGAGCTGCCGCTCCCGGTTCTCGAGAAGGCGTGGGAGCTCGGGCTCTCGCATACCGGGATCCCGGAGGAGCTCGGCGGCGTCGGCCTGCCGGTGAGCGCCGCGGTCGTCGGCGTCGAGGAGCTCGCGCGCGGTTGCGGCGGTGTGACGACGTCGATCATCTCGAACGATCTCGCGCTGAATCCGATCCTGCTCGGCGGCTCCGATGACCAGCGCAAGGAGTGGCTCGGTCAGTGCGTCGACGAGTTCAAGATCCTCGCGTTCTGTCTCTCGGAGCCCGGGGCCGGCTCGGACGTCGCCGGATTGCAGCTCCACTGTGAGCGCGACGGCGACGACTACGTCCTGAACGGCACGAAGGCCTGGATCACGAACGGCGGCTACGCCGACATCTACAGCGTCTTCGCGACCCTCGATCGCGGCTCCCGACACAAGGGCATGTGCGCCTTCGTGATTCCGAAGGGCACGCCCGGCCTCGCGCCCGGTCGCAAGGAAGACAAGATGGGCCACCGCGCGAGCAACACGACGCTGGTCCACTTCGACAACGTCCGGGTTCCCGCGAGCCAGCGCCTCGGCGAAGAAGGCGAAGGGTTCAGGATCGCGATGGCGACCCTCGACCGCGCGCGTCCCCAGGTCGCGGCCCTCGCGGTCGGTGTCGCGCGCCGTGCCCTCGAAGAGAGCCTCGCCTACGTCGCCGAGCGAAAGGCCTTCGGCCAGGCGATCGGAGAGTTCCAGGGCCTGCAGTTCATGCTCGCGGACATGGCGAAGAACATCGAAGCGAGTCGACTGCTCACGGCGCAGTCCGCCTGGCTCGTCGACCAGGGCCGGAAGGCCGCGAAGCAGAGCGCGATGGCAAAGCTCTTCGCGACGGACACCGCGATGGACGTCACGACCGACGCGGTCCAGATCTTCGGTGGAAACGGCTACACGAAGGAGTATCCCGTCGAGAAGCTGATGCGCGACGCCAAGCTGATGCAGATCTACGAGGGGACGAATCAGATCCAGCGCGTCGTGATCGCTCGCGAGCTGACGAAGGAATAG
- a CDS encoding ABC transporter permease translates to MRDVLIETWRSIVAHRVRFGLTALGIAWGGFMLTFLSANMMGFEAHFIREFEEIGPRVVQMGKGTILKSRTGERGARVVEIENEDVQRTERLRDVEAASPEVHVWSMPVRAGRRSKLLRLTGLDYDGDLIRGITIVKGRFLSPLDVDRAARVAVVGPRAAERLFGHVEPLGESVLVDGQRFRIIGITREKGDQLMNSGDPEDLKIFVPYTTAQRWFTRDDEVDEFAFAPTTKEASWDAIRRIRELTALREGYDPSIESAMWAFNIQEPLNMLRVIFGGIRVFMISAGLLTLFVGAVGVMNIMLVVVGERTQEIGVRKAIGARGRDVFVQFLMEATFVAITSGVVGAGFGMLLVRGIEFLLPEGSAFVSPPLLDPATAIVLTGALAGVGIVAGLIPAIRAARIPPAEALRAL, encoded by the coding sequence GTGCGCGACGTCCTGATCGAGACCTGGCGTTCCATCGTCGCCCATCGGGTCCGCTTCGGACTCACGGCCCTCGGGATCGCCTGGGGCGGATTCATGCTCACCTTCCTGTCGGCGAACATGATGGGCTTCGAGGCGCACTTCATCCGAGAGTTCGAGGAGATCGGGCCCCGGGTCGTCCAGATGGGCAAGGGCACGATCCTGAAGTCCCGGACGGGCGAGCGGGGCGCCCGCGTGGTCGAGATCGAGAACGAGGACGTCCAGCGGACCGAGCGCCTGCGCGACGTCGAAGCGGCTTCGCCGGAGGTGCACGTCTGGTCGATGCCCGTCCGGGCCGGACGACGATCCAAGCTCCTCCGCCTCACGGGGCTCGACTACGACGGCGATCTCATCCGAGGAATCACGATCGTGAAGGGGCGCTTCCTCTCGCCGCTCGACGTCGACCGCGCCGCGCGCGTCGCCGTCGTCGGACCGCGGGCCGCCGAACGGCTCTTCGGACACGTCGAACCCCTGGGTGAGTCGGTCCTCGTGGACGGACAGCGGTTCCGCATCATCGGAATCACCCGGGAGAAGGGTGACCAGCTGATGAATTCCGGAGATCCCGAGGACCTCAAGATCTTCGTTCCCTACACGACGGCTCAGCGTTGGTTCACCCGCGACGACGAGGTCGACGAGTTCGCCTTCGCCCCGACGACCAAGGAGGCGAGCTGGGACGCGATCAGGCGCATCCGGGAGCTGACCGCGCTCCGCGAAGGCTACGACCCGTCGATCGAGTCCGCGATGTGGGCCTTCAACATCCAGGAGCCCCTCAACATGCTGCGCGTGATCTTCGGCGGGATCCGCGTCTTCATGATCAGCGCAGGTCTGCTCACGCTCTTCGTCGGCGCCGTCGGCGTGATGAACATCATGCTCGTCGTGGTCGGGGAACGGACGCAGGAGATCGGCGTCCGGAAGGCGATCGGCGCGCGCGGTCGCGACGTCTTCGTGCAGTTCCTGATGGAAGCGACCTTCGTCGCGATCACCAGCGGCGTGGTCGGCGCAGGCTTCGGCATGCTCCTCGTCCGCGGGATCGAGTTCCTGCTGCCAGAAGGCTCGGCCTTCGTCTCGCCGCCGCTCCTGGATCCCGCGACGGCCATCGTCCTGACCGGTGCGCTCGCGGGCGTCGGCATCGTCGCCGGCCTGATTCCGGCGATTCGTGCCGCCCGCATTCCGCCGGCGGAAGCGTTGCGAGCGCTCTAG
- a CDS encoding ABC transporter ATP-binding protein: MSEATSIDSPESNSNGAPVIDLSGVHKRYQTDRVDVHALRGIDLCIRSGEYVTVMGPSGSGKTTLLEILGCLSRPSEGSYRLRNEAVSDLDSDALAKLRGEEIGFVFQAFNLLPRLSAVENVELPLAYRKVSRRERRERAMEALDRVGLARRADHLPSEISGGERQRIAVARALVNRPAILLADEPTGNLDTKTGEEVLALFDQVHADGNTLVIVTHDPKIGARAPRCLTIRDGLIDRDVRNRDDGHGRA, translated from the coding sequence ATGAGCGAAGCGACGTCGATCGACTCTCCGGAGTCGAACTCCAACGGAGCGCCGGTCATCGATCTGTCCGGCGTCCACAAGCGCTATCAGACCGATCGCGTCGACGTCCACGCGCTTCGGGGAATCGATCTGTGCATCCGCTCCGGGGAGTACGTGACGGTGATGGGGCCGTCCGGATCGGGAAAGACGACGCTGCTCGAGATCCTGGGCTGTCTCTCCCGCCCGAGCGAAGGGTCCTACCGACTCCGGAACGAGGCGGTCTCCGATCTCGACAGCGACGCGCTCGCGAAGCTCCGCGGCGAAGAGATCGGCTTCGTCTTCCAGGCGTTCAACCTGCTCCCTCGTCTCTCGGCCGTCGAGAACGTCGAGCTGCCCCTCGCCTACCGCAAGGTCTCACGCAGGGAACGGCGGGAGCGGGCGATGGAGGCCCTCGATCGGGTCGGGCTCGCGCGACGGGCGGATCATCTCCCGAGCGAGATATCCGGCGGTGAACGTCAGCGGATCGCCGTCGCGCGGGCCCTCGTCAACCGCCCCGCCATCCTCCTGGCCGACGAACCGACGGGCAATCTGGATACGAAGACCGGGGAAGAAGTCCTCGCGCTCTTCGACCAGGTCCACGCCGACGGCAACACGCTGGTGATCGTGACCCACGATCCCAAGATCGGCGCCCGCGCGCCCCGCTGCCTCACGATTCGCGACGGCCTGATCGACCGCGACGTCCGCAACCGCGACGACGGACACGGGAGGGCCTGA
- a CDS encoding tetratricopeptide repeat protein, producing MRPLSLTLVTLLLAAAVSGCAGGSRLAPAFGPTARPLTASAALGQYDAARDGSLRLVIEGLDEDQAGRPSRALAKYQRAIRVDPTNPFAFLALARHHLEGDSADEASAFLDQARALFEAQGDLGPSVDVWGLGLRAGIDRARGRREKADALLSEARRLSPEIWGDGRLSARELR from the coding sequence ATGCGACCCCTGAGCCTGACCCTCGTGACCCTTCTTCTGGCCGCCGCCGTGTCGGGCTGCGCGGGGGGATCTCGTCTCGCCCCCGCCTTCGGTCCGACGGCCCGGCCGCTGACGGCGAGCGCCGCCCTCGGCCAGTACGACGCCGCCCGCGACGGATCTCTGCGACTCGTCATCGAAGGTCTCGACGAGGACCAGGCCGGGCGTCCCAGCCGCGCGCTCGCGAAATACCAGCGGGCGATCCGCGTCGACCCGACCAACCCCTTCGCGTTTCTTGCCCTCGCGCGTCATCACCTCGAAGGAGATTCGGCGGACGAGGCGAGTGCCTTCCTCGATCAGGCACGTGCGCTGTTCGAAGCACAGGGGGATCTCGGACCCTCCGTCGACGTCTGGGGTCTCGGGCTACGCGCGGGCATCGACCGTGCGCGCGGCCGACGCGAGAAGGCCGACGCGCTCTTGTCAGAGGCCCGCCGACTGTCACCCGAGATCTGGGGCGACGGTCGGTTGTCGGCCCGGGAGCTGCGCTAG
- a CDS encoding ABC transporter permease, translating to MESVRQAFRLLRAHKARSVLTLFGLVWGTAAVIFLVGWGAGVKTMVTNGFNKTGKNMGQMWAGRIGEEYTPAVDRRELWFTWQDIQHVRRRARIAELVGTEKRWYLPVTAGQKAVNVEVRGVEIVSQQIRSLPLAAGRGISHADLDHRRRVAVLGADARTDLLGPGSRLGDRLRIDGKNFEVVGFLDRVGTQFGRDGEEVDDQVWIPLSTHLAFWPMEWTDDDVVSFLLYRMPHRDLAEETEAELRRILADRIHVSPTDDEAIVGWSPVKTLRMIPLDQQDGLMFALSAATLVIGGIGVLNMMLDSVRQRRREIGIRLAIGARRRNVLLQFFLETLTIVAFGGGLGVALGVGGCLALEALALPDLIPVPELSFGVLAMALGTMGGVGLVAGLVPAWMASRIDPALTLRAEG from the coding sequence GTGGAATCGGTCAGACAAGCGTTCCGTCTCCTCCGGGCCCACAAGGCCCGGTCGGTGCTCACTCTCTTCGGTCTCGTGTGGGGCACGGCGGCGGTGATCTTTCTGGTGGGCTGGGGCGCCGGCGTGAAGACGATGGTGACGAACGGCTTCAACAAGACCGGCAAGAACATGGGCCAGATGTGGGCCGGTCGAATCGGGGAGGAGTACACGCCGGCGGTCGACCGCCGCGAGCTCTGGTTCACCTGGCAGGACATCCAGCACGTCCGCCGACGCGCGCGGATCGCGGAGCTCGTCGGGACGGAGAAGCGCTGGTATCTCCCCGTCACCGCGGGCCAGAAGGCGGTGAACGTCGAGGTTCGGGGCGTCGAGATCGTGAGCCAGCAGATTCGCTCGCTTCCCCTCGCCGCCGGACGCGGAATCAGCCACGCCGACCTGGATCATCGCCGCCGTGTCGCCGTCCTCGGAGCGGACGCGCGCACGGACCTCCTGGGGCCCGGCAGCCGCCTGGGGGACCGCCTGCGAATCGACGGAAAGAACTTCGAGGTCGTCGGTTTTCTCGATCGCGTCGGAACGCAGTTCGGGCGCGACGGCGAGGAGGTCGACGATCAGGTCTGGATTCCCCTCTCGACGCATCTGGCGTTCTGGCCCATGGAGTGGACCGACGACGACGTCGTGAGCTTTCTGCTCTATCGAATGCCCCATCGGGATCTCGCGGAAGAGACGGAAGCGGAGCTCCGCCGGATCCTCGCGGATCGAATCCACGTGAGTCCGACCGACGACGAGGCGATCGTGGGCTGGAGCCCGGTGAAGACGCTGCGCATGATTCCGCTCGATCAGCAGGACGGACTGATGTTCGCGCTCTCCGCCGCGACGCTCGTGATCGGAGGCATCGGCGTGCTGAACATGATGCTCGACTCGGTTCGACAACGTCGACGCGAGATCGGAATCCGACTCGCGATCGGCGCACGACGACGCAACGTGCTGCTTCAGTTCTTTCTCGAGACGCTCACGATCGTCGCGTTCGGTGGCGGACTCGGCGTCGCCCTCGGCGTCGGCGGTTGCCTCGCGCTCGAAGCCCTGGCACTTCCCGATCTGATCCCGGTCCCGGAGCTCTCCTTCGGTGTCCTGGCGATGGCGCTCGGGACGATGGGGGGTGTCGGACTGGTAGCGGGACTCGTGCCCGCGTGGATGGCCTCGCGGATCGATCCGGCTCTGACGTTGCGAGCGGAGGGCTAG
- a CDS encoding DUF4919 domain-containing protein translates to MIDCPFARPPNVLRPLLSLALGWAIGCASPPIAPEDVARENPPRPVNLQLVPSETPVPLFDWTERVDFDGFRHWFGRREDFALRCEGAPSREAAGHALLRGDHGEAERLTAPLVAACPVDPSFHLWRFAALAALGRTSEADLHRTWYLGLIESILTTGDGRSAETPIVTISNAETWAVLSHLGLTAERHRTETGPPALDIVEVRSEDGAQTRLYFHPAFRALRASASAAR, encoded by the coding sequence ATGATCGACTGTCCCTTCGCCCGTCCGCCGAACGTCCTCCGTCCTCTGCTCTCCCTCGCCCTCGGATGGGCGATCGGATGTGCGAGTCCTCCTATCGCGCCCGAGGACGTCGCCCGCGAGAACCCGCCGCGGCCCGTGAATCTGCAGCTGGTCCCCAGCGAGACCCCCGTCCCGCTCTTCGACTGGACCGAGCGGGTCGACTTCGACGGCTTCCGCCACTGGTTCGGTCGTCGGGAGGACTTCGCCCTGCGCTGCGAGGGCGCGCCTTCACGAGAGGCCGCCGGCCATGCGTTGCTGCGCGGCGACCACGGCGAAGCCGAGCGATTGACCGCGCCACTCGTCGCGGCCTGTCCGGTCGATCCCTCCTTCCACCTCTGGCGCTTCGCCGCGCTCGCCGCCCTCGGTCGAACGTCGGAAGCCGATCTCCATCGCACCTGGTACCTCGGCCTGATCGAGTCGATCCTCACGACCGGCGACGGCCGCTCCGCCGAGACGCCGATCGTGACGATCTCGAACGCCGAGACCTGGGCGGTCCTCTCCCATCTCGGGCTGACGGCCGAACGCCATCGGACCGAGACCGGTCCGCCCGCCCTCGACATCGTCGAGGTCCGGAGCGAAGACGGCGCGCAGACGCGTCTCTACTTCCACCCCGCGTTTCGCGCGCTCCGGGCCTCCGCGAGCGCCGCCCGCTGA
- a CDS encoding antibiotic biosynthesis monooxygenase — protein MILEVAILDVRPGQSDAFERDFAEARVLVAEIPGYQRHELRRCLEDRDRYLLLIWWDTLEAHTEGFRGSPQYARWRELLHHYYDPFPTVEHYEVVDLGSESA, from the coding sequence ATGATCCTCGAGGTCGCGATCCTCGACGTCCGCCCGGGCCAGAGCGATGCCTTCGAGCGCGACTTCGCCGAGGCTCGGGTGCTGGTCGCCGAGATCCCGGGCTACCAGCGACACGAGCTTCGGCGCTGTCTGGAAGACCGTGACCGATACCTGCTCCTGATCTGGTGGGACACCCTCGAGGCGCATACCGAGGGCTTCCGCGGCTCCCCGCAGTACGCGCGCTGGCGCGAGCTCCTCCATCACTACTACGACCCCTTTCCGACGGTGGAGCACTACGAAGTCGTGGATCTCGGGAGCGAGTCTGCCTGA
- a CDS encoding signal peptidase II: protein MAVLGTKRAAFLPMALVALALDQLGKLHTATVLDPGDRAPLLGDVLGWTNVPAMGGAFGIFRDWLPGAQLIGFSALALAATIVIGMFYRGLAPGEQGSAAALGGILGGIASHTLDRLRYGSGVDFLHLGPPTENVLPDFSLADVAIVLGVATLIIELLAAEFTARASERPQR, encoded by the coding sequence GTGGCGGTCCTGGGGACGAAGCGCGCGGCGTTCCTGCCGATGGCGCTCGTCGCGCTCGCGCTCGATCAGCTGGGCAAGCTGCACACGGCGACGGTGCTCGATCCTGGAGATCGCGCGCCGCTCCTCGGGGACGTGCTCGGCTGGACGAACGTTCCGGCGATGGGCGGAGCCTTCGGCATCTTTCGAGACTGGCTCCCCGGCGCTCAGCTGATCGGATTCTCCGCCCTCGCGCTCGCAGCGACGATCGTGATCGGCATGTTCTATCGCGGCCTGGCCCCTGGGGAGCAGGGCAGCGCCGCGGCGCTGGGTGGAATCCTCGGCGGCATCGCCAGTCATACGCTCGACCGACTCCGCTACGGATCCGGCGTCGACTTCCTCCACCTGGGCCCGCCGACGGAGAACGTGCTGCCGGACTTCAGTCTCGCGGACGTGGCCATCGTGCTGGGGGTTGCGACCCTCATCATCGAACTGCTCGCCGCCGAGTTCACCGCCCGTGCATCGGAGCGGCCACAGCGTTAG
- the tatC gene encoding twin-arginine translocase subunit TatC translates to MDERALPITEHLAELRTRLMWVVGAMVVGAVASFNFAEQIFGFLLEPAVDALGENDGQLQAIAPTEIFFTYIKCALLAGFVLTLPVTFYQLWAFIAPGLYDNERKAVLPFVFFSTVLFASGAIFGYSMVFPIVFQFFNSWDNEWVVSAWTMKEVFSLTTRLFLAFGVAFELPLFVFFLSITGIVSAKQLFSATPYAILIVFVVGAMLTPPDPVSQIFLAVPLIVLYLAGVGVAWLFDPARREAKRAGSAVAKTDG, encoded by the coding sequence GTGGATGAGCGCGCGCTCCCCATCACGGAGCACCTCGCCGAGCTCCGGACGCGATTGATGTGGGTCGTCGGTGCGATGGTCGTCGGCGCCGTCGCCAGCTTCAACTTCGCGGAACAGATCTTCGGCTTCCTGCTCGAGCCCGCGGTCGACGCGCTCGGCGAGAACGACGGCCAGCTCCAGGCGATCGCGCCGACCGAGATCTTCTTCACCTACATCAAGTGCGCGCTGCTCGCGGGCTTCGTCCTGACGCTGCCCGTCACGTTCTATCAGCTCTGGGCCTTCATCGCGCCGGGCCTCTACGACAACGAGCGCAAGGCGGTCCTGCCCTTCGTCTTCTTCTCGACGGTGCTCTTCGCGTCGGGGGCGATCTTCGGATACTCGATGGTCTTCCCGATCGTGTTCCAGTTCTTCAACAGCTGGGACAACGAATGGGTCGTGTCGGCGTGGACGATGAAGGAAGTGTTCAGCCTCACGACGCGTCTCTTCCTCGCCTTCGGCGTCGCTTTCGAGCTCCCGCTCTTCGTCTTCTTCCTCTCGATCACCGGGATCGTGAGTGCGAAACAGCTCTTCTCCGCGACGCCCTACGCGATCCTGATCGTCTTCGTGGTGGGCGCGATGCTCACGCCGCCGGATCCCGTCAGCCAGATCTTCCTGGCCGTCCCGCTGATCGTGCTCTACCTGGCCGGCGTGGGTGTCGCCTGGCTCTTCGACCCGGCCCGGCGCGAAGCCAAACGTGCCGGCAGCGCCGTCGCGAAGACCGACGGCTGA
- a CDS encoding twin-arginine translocase TatA/TatE family subunit produces the protein MFGIGPMEFVLILVVALLVLGPKRMPELARTLGKGLGEFRRASNDLRQSLALDEIQNELRDGLAGAGTIHKPMKAPQADDKPPQAGDDLEAGTGEADAGATADAKHPGELPDDLDPHAHADDETSSEAGEAGEAESPTPSAADEGLGTVPVGRTVTPRRTAEPTGPSASTDDERG, from the coding sequence ATGTTCGGCATCGGACCGATGGAGTTCGTACTGATTCTGGTCGTCGCGCTGTTGGTCCTCGGACCGAAGCGGATGCCCGAGCTCGCCCGCACCCTCGGCAAGGGACTCGGCGAGTTCCGGCGCGCGAGCAACGACCTCCGACAGAGCCTCGCCCTCGACGAGATCCAGAACGAGTTGCGCGACGGCCTGGCGGGCGCCGGCACGATCCACAAGCCGATGAAGGCGCCGCAGGCGGACGACAAGCCGCCGCAGGCCGGGGACGATCTCGAGGCCGGGACCGGCGAGGCGGACGCGGGGGCGACCGCCGACGCGAAGCATCCGGGCGAGCTGCCCGACGACCTCGATCCGCACGCCCACGCGGACGACGAGACCTCGTCCGAGGCAGGCGAGGCAGGCGAGGCAGAGTCGCCGACACCGAGCGCGGCGGACGAAGGCCTCGGCACCGTCCCGGTCGGCCGGACCGTCACGCCCCGACGCACGGCCGAACCCACCGGTCCTTCCGCTTCGACGGACGACGAGCGTGGATGA
- a CDS encoding YceI family protein, whose product MLRRLGGTMALGAMLVVLVTAGGLMAADPSPPGTIRFIGKNAFATADGTFHAWRVVDRSIDPADPAGSWAVVEIDLASVDTGIARRDDHLRDPDFFEVETWPTARVRAHSLAPAGANDENRPRFTAKFDVELHGVQNTIDGEVVLVETSPTTFEGTLVVDRMAFGVGPRPSRWNPMSIDAEIPVRFRVAF is encoded by the coding sequence ATGTTGCGAAGACTCGGCGGAACCATGGCTCTCGGCGCGATGCTAGTCGTGCTGGTCACGGCGGGTGGACTGATGGCGGCGGATCCGTCGCCGCCCGGCACGATCCGGTTCATCGGCAAGAACGCCTTCGCGACGGCGGACGGGACCTTCCACGCCTGGCGCGTGGTCGATCGATCGATCGATCCCGCGGATCCCGCGGGCAGCTGGGCCGTCGTCGAGATCGATCTGGCGAGCGTCGACACCGGGATCGCGCGCCGGGACGACCATCTGCGCGATCCCGACTTCTTCGAAGTCGAGACCTGGCCGACCGCGCGCGTCCGCGCCCATTCACTCGCGCCGGCAGGCGCCAACGACGAGAACCGCCCGCGCTTCACCGCGAAGTTCGACGTCGAACTCCATGGCGTCCAGAACACGATCGACGGGGAAGTCGTCCTGGTCGAGACGAGTCCGACCACCTTCGAAGGCACGCTCGTCGTCGATCGCATGGCGTTCGGGGTCGGACCCAGGCCGAGTCGTTGGAACCCGATGTCGATCGACGCCGAGATTCCCGTCCGATTCCGCGTCGCGTTCTAG